In Danio aesculapii chromosome 12, fDanAes4.1, whole genome shotgun sequence, the sequence attatttacaaataattaatctaaaatactttttattttattttttaaattaaattttatttaaattttattatatttttatttaattaaatagaactttaataaaaaaaacgtttttttatttattttatttggttgaaaatggatggatggatgatggatgatggatgatgatgatgctgctgctgatgatgatgataataattattattattattaatattattattaataataataaataattaatcaaaagtacttttattttattttcatttgattattttttatctaattttattcaagttttatcaaatttttattaaattgaattgaattttaataaaaaataacttattttatttggttgaaaattgatggatggatgataatataaaaaaaataatcaaaatactttttattttatttttattttattttattttatttaagttttataaactttaatttaattttaatcaaaaataacttttattttatatggcTGAAAATAGAtgaataatgatattattattattattattattattaataataataataataataataataataataataataaatgtatgaaaaatactttttattttatttttaatttattataaaagaaattaatcaaaaataacttattttatttggttGAAATTGATAGgtttatgatattattattattaataataataataacaataaattaataaaaaatatatatatttttaaaatttaatttacatttttattttatttaattttttataaaattttaatttaatttaactttaattataaacaacttttattttatattattttgttttttatggttgaaaatggatggatgatgatattgttattgtattcaaaaatactttttattttattagtaatatttagGTTTTATTAAATtcgatttaacttaatttaactttaataaaaaattacttattttattttatttggttgaaaatggatagatggatggatattgttattattattattattattattattattattattattattattattattattaataattattattaatgtattaaattttcattttgctgTTTAATGTGACGTACACACAGAGTGGgacacaaataaaaaatgctgAACTTTTACTACACCTCCAACCTTGCTGATTgtgtccatctctctctctctctctctctctctctctctgcaggatGAAGTTATCGCCGTGTCAGAGAAGGTGATCGTGAAGTTGGAGGATCTGGTGAAATGGATGGTGTCAGATTTGCGGAGCTGGAAGAAGGGTCTTCAGGCCGTCCCACTGAAGCCCGGTGTGCTGAAGGAGCTGGGCAAGAACGGCCAGAGAGAAGCCCTGCACAAATACAGAGAGTCAACGCTCAACAGCGGACTCAACTTCAAGGACGTCCTCAAGGAGAAGGCTGAACTCGGTAAGAGCAGCTTTTCTCTCGTTACTCGCTCTTCTGTTTGCCACACGATGCCATTCTACGTCAGATgcacagttgacgtcagaattattagctcccctgtttattttttccctaatttattagttttttcaacacatttctaatcataatagttttaataactcatttctaataactgatttatttgatcttttccatgatgacagtaaataatatttgactagacatttttcaagacacttctattcagcttaaagtgacatttaaaggcttaactaggttaattaggcaagttagggtaattaggcatgtcattGTATAACATTGGTTCGTTCTGTGGACAATAAAAAAttgcataagggggctaataatattgaacttaaataataaaaaaaaaaaaaaaactgcttttattctagccgaaataaaacaaataagactttctccagaagaaaaaatattataggaaatactgtgaaaaattccttgctctgttaaacataacttgggaaatatctgaaaaagaataaatatttcgcgggagggctaataactttgacttcagcCACATATAAGCATATATAATCATGTTTCTGATTCGTGGCGATTATTAAACTGATTATTGTAGGTTTCTTTATTGCAAATGTATTTTCTGGAAAGAACATGGGGTGAAGGGTAAGATCTAAAAACATGAGTGTTAATTGTGCAAATTTcacatacactaccagtcaaggCTTGTAGTAAATtagattttgtatttatttagcaaaGCATCTCTTATGTTCATCAAGACCACATTCATTTGAtatgtttggttggttgtttgtcatcaaatcagcatattataatgatgTGGTATGATAATCTAAATGTAAAGCTCTAAACTATCATATAGTTTTTCATTTACTGATCAAATAGTGTGGAAAACATGAGTTAGTGGTAGTAGTGATaccataaaataaagaaaaaaagctaaagaaacgattatagtaataataaaagtaataacttTAGGCCctgttttactgttttaattaaaagtgtttttttctaGACCCTGTTTTAAtggttaaattaaatttaaatgtaatcaaaatacttaaaccttattattttatttaattattatttgctggcttatttaccttttttattgtacaagtttactacatttttaggaaatgtatttttattgtacaACTTAATAATTTACaacttaattacatttttagtaaatttatatttacgaTTACaaacttattgttttatttaattatttaatttttatttaacttttttattttacaacttaACTACTTTtagtaaaaaatgcatttttatgattacaaagttattattttatttaatcatttattgtcTTATTTTCCTTTTATAAAGTACaacttaattacatttttagtttttttttttattacaaaatttaggaaattaattttacaattacaattgtaatttatttacaattacaaaattataattttatttgattaattattttcttatttgctttttttaaaaaatataattttatttaattattttaatttcttatttgccttttttaaatattgttttattgaattattgaattatttgtctATTTAATGTACAACTTAAATATGTTTCTAAgaaatttattttatgattacaaaattataattttgttgttaattatttatttacttatttcccTTTTTTGTGGTACAACTAAGTTATATTTTTAGGAAATTCAGTTTTTACGATTAcaagtgtattgttttattttattatttatttacttatttcccttttttattttacaacttaactacatttttaggaaaatatgtttttactattacaaaattattattttatttaattatttattttcttatttacctttttaaaaaaacttatattattttattgaattattgaattatttgccttttTTAATGTACaacttaaatacatttctaagaaatgtatttttatgattacaaaattataattttgttgttaattatttatttacttatttccattttttattgtacaactttacattatatttaaaggTTTACCTAAGGTTAATTagagttaactaggcaggttagggtaattaggacaagttattgtataacgatggtttgttctgtagaacttatcgaaaatattagcttaaagggctaataatattgcacCTTAAtatggcttttaaaaatgttaaaactgcttttattctagctgaaataaaacaaataagactttctccagaagaaaaaatattatcagacatacatgTGAGAATTTccctgctttgttaaacataatttgggaaatatttaaaaaagggaaaaaaattcaaagggggtctaataattctgacttcagctgtatataaatatattaggaAGTCTTATTTGACTAATTAAGAATAAGCATTAATATTGTGAAGTtagtatttttactgtattttggatCAAATGCAGACTTGGCAACTGTAAGCAGCACCtttcaaaaacattacaatgtcTTTAATTACCCCAAATGTTTCTGATTGCAGTGTGTGTTCAGTGAGCGTTTGAAATCACAGTGTGTTGTTTGTCATGACTAACCACCTGCAGTCCTCCATAATAACACGCtttgaatgtttctttttttttatgagcgtcaaaacctatttttttacagtgaggagAAACATAAGTGATTGTACAAGACACAACAAGAAAGTGTTTGAGTGTGACACTTGTTTAAACAGGCAGGCAGTCGCCTGTGTTCATCTCCCTCAGCGCTTTTTTTCCTCTTTCACTTGTTTGTGTCTCTCATTAACTGAGAACAATATGGTGTGTAAATGCTCATTAATGTGCAGACGAATCACACCCAGTGTGATTATGCTTCCTGTGTGATTGCACAGTACGTTTAGTCGGATTTAGCAAcactttaaaggttttttttttactttagctcAATTTTGGCTGTCAAATTTTTACATATGCCTATATACATTCAAATGCATTATCGTGGCTCGCAAAATTTCAAAATTCCTGGTAGCTCTTTGGACAGGTACTCTTCAGATTATTGGCCCAAATAGAAGAGATgctgtttactaaataaaaataagtgcaaacatttactaaataaaaggTTATATAGGAATTCATTATAGGCTACATATATTCTTGGgcaaataactaatttatttaatttagttcagtttTCAATTGTCCTTAGAAAAAAATCAtgtgaaaacctgtaaaaaatgtaatttattataattaatttctttaaattaaattaaattaaattaaattaaattaaattaaattaaattaaaattaaattaaattaaccctaaccctaatttaatttaatttaatttaatttaatttaatttaatttaatttaatttaatttaatttaatttaatttaatttaatttaatttaatttaatttaattaatttaatttaatttagtttaatttaatttaatttaatttaatttataattggtACTAAATTACAAAATTGGTCCTAAAGTAGAGGTTATTTTGACAGTTAGCACAAATGCTattcaaacaaatatttatagTGGGCTCCTCGAGGCTTGAAaatgacataaaacaattacaaaagcATTGAAATCTGCTGTATTTCCCCTCCCATTAAGATAGCCCAACGGCAGGGTGGATACATTTTTGGTAGCCCAACTGGAGCTTACTATAGCAGTTTTGCAAGCCCTGTTTATAGTACTAAAATGGCCTGATAGCTGAACAAAACAGGGTCAGATTCTGCATTATGGAAATGCAGTGAATAATAGGTTTAGGAGGGATGTCACATCAATTGTTATATTTGCAGGCTATGTTTGTAATCCAAGAGTGTGTGTTTAGCACATTGTGTGCTTTTACAACCTTATAAATTTGTCATTTTGGCtgcattttgatttgttttgcagGAGTTTCTCTGTCAGATGCAAACTTGATAAAAGGAGTGTTTAAATGAGTCACTTTCAAACTGATTTTTTTAAGGTTTGTAATAATCAGTTTACTGGTATTTGCAATAGTTTTTAACACCCAAAaataatatgtacagttgaagtcaactgttgaattaatagccctcctatgattttttttcgttttcaaatatttcccaatttatgttaacagagcaaggaatttttcacagtattacctaaTATTTTTCGTACTTgcgaaagtctcatttgttttgtttcgactggaataaaagcagttaaaaaaattttcaaatcaattttaaggtcaaaattattagcccctttaagcatatgtattttttttttgattgtcaacagaacaaaacatcattatacaataatttgcatatttaccATAATTATCCCAGTTAAGTCTTTAcatgtcgctttaagctgaatattagtgtcttgaaaaaatatctagtcaaatattatttactgtcatcaatggCAAAgtctaaataaatcagttattagtaatgagttattaaaactattatgtttagaaatgtgttgaaaaaatctggtctcctttaagcagaaattggggaaaaaaatattcaagggggctaataattaataagTATAGATTACACAATGAAATCattatgtcaaaaataaaaaaacatgcataaaaagcaaattgaaaataaaaatttattgaaaatttattgaaattattgaaaattaaacatttattgaaTATCAGATAAAGGCAGGAAAATTAAGGCTATATCACTCTTGTGGGTGACTAAAAAGGCCATGAATTGATTCctgcaattaaacaaataaaaaaaatgtaaaaaatgctttgCTTATTaagagttttgtcttgtttctagtctaaactGCCTAAAAATTTCTTAAACCAAGAAgtgttttctagacaagcaaaaatattatcttgttttcagaaatatgtcaGAATTAGGTGACTTTATCCTTAATTTAAGcagataatcttgtttttgctttgaaatacaattattttgcttgtttcaatgaaaaacacttaattttgacattatttctcaAAAGAAGACAATATTTTTAATACTCGCTTATAAAAAAAAACGCTAGGACTTTCAGatatttagacaaaaaaaaaaaaatacaaatttctttTGCAGTGTACAGACAGAATCACAAACAATTCTTTTTTAGTGCATTCCTTCTGCATTAGGTTAAAAGCCATTGAAGGGCCAAATATACATCAGCCTTTTCAATTTACTGCATATAATAATTATGCAACACTAGCTGGATGGATCTTTTTTATTTGCCAGTTGCTGGGATTTGCATACGGCTTTGTCTGGAAGCGTGGAGGCAAACGTGCTCTCAAGTGGACTGATGTATGGGGTTCCTATGAGATAGAAGAATCAATAATGGATGCTTTGTCACTGTAGCTTATGTGCAGGCTACAGCTGCGAATGACAATCAATAgctgcacaaaaaaaaagatttgtgatTTATTCGCTGTCGGCCCTGCAACCTTATTATTTCTTTGTGCATTGTGAGCgtgcacatttttttatgttaataagtCGCTTTTTAATGACTATATATAAGGGTGTGCTTGTGTTTACAAAGCTAAATAgatttactcagtatttacttgGTAAGTGAAATATTCTTGCTGAaaatcagtgtatatatatatgtatatgtatatatatatatatatatatatatatatatatatatatatatatatatgtatatgtatatatatatatatatatatatatatatatatatatatataatatatatatatatatactatatatatatatatatatatatataatctatatatatatataatctatatatatatatatatatatatatatatatataaatatatatatatataatctatatatgagcaattctaGCGTTATGGatatgacatttgcagtaaaatctcaaaacataaattgacataGGAATTCtatgttaacatttttttaaacatctcttatatttttcaaaacatataaatataattgtttgaaaacactgacagacacatttctgagtatttttaaagcactgtaaaaaacaagcctacacaaaaaaacgcAGAAACGGTTTGTGCTATTTTGGCCTAAAacttggcaaggttgacatttgtatggaattgctcacatatatacagttgaagtcaaaattattagtcttcTTGTGACTTGTTTTATGCATTTTCAAATATTAcccaagtgacatttaatgggccacagaaattttaaaagtattttctataatattttttcttctagaaaaatcTTCTGCTTAACCTTGTTTtgcactttaagcagaatactagtatcttgtaaaataactattaatatacactcactggccactttaatagaCTGCTCTTAATAGACTGCACTTTAActctccaactgcttgttaacaaatttctaattagccaatcacatgaaagcaacttaatgcattaggcatgtagacattgttaagatgatctgctgcagttcaaaccgagcattagaatggggaagaaaggtgatttaagtgactttgaacgtggcatggttattggtgacagacgggctggtctgagtatttcagaaactgctgatctactgggattttgaatggccagactggtttgagctcaggtacaggcttaccaaaattggacaatagaagattgaaaaactgttgcctggtctgatgattctcgatttttgctgcgaaattcggatggtagggtcagaatttggcgtcaacatcatgtaagcatggatccatcctgccatttatcaatggttcaggctggtggtggtggtgtaatggtgtgggggatatttttttggcacactttgggtccattagtagcaattgagcatcatgtcaactccacagcctacctaagtattgttgctgatcatgtccattcctttatgatcacagcgtacccatcttctgatggttactttcatcaagataacgcaccatgtcattaaGCGCGAATTAtgtcagactagtttcttgaacatgacaatgagttcactgtactcaaatggcctcaacagtcaccatatctcaatccaataaagcacatttgggatgtggtggaacgggagatctatgccacgaaggattaaggcagttctgaaggcaaaaatgggtccaacccggtactagtaaggtgtacctaataaagtggccagtaattGTACTATGTACTTCCATCAcagcaaaataaattagttattagaaataattaattatgcttaaaaaatgtgctggaaaaaaaGCTGTTTTCTTAGATAAACAGCAGTGAGGAAACAGTTGTCATGAATATTgaacattggaaaaaaaaaattctatatacaCTCTGAAGGTGAACAtatcggtcagtcggtcagtcgacagcgacctctagtggatt encodes:
- the LOC130238839 gene encoding AT-rich interactive domain-containing protein 5B-like; translated protein: MEPNSLLWVGSPCGLHGPYIFYKAFRFHLEGKARILSLGDFFLVRCKAGDPICIAELQLLWEERTTKQLLSSSKLYFLPEDTPQGRTVTHGEDEVIAVSEKVIVKLEDLVKWMVSDLRSWKKGLQAVPLKPGVLKELGKNGQREALHKYRESTLNSGLNFKDVLKEKAELGVSLSDANLIKGVFK